cccaattactcacaaatgggcgATTCAAGTTGCATTTTATCTCTAACAGGACAAGCTAATTAAAACAATGAAATTTGCTAGAATTGAAACGAGTCAAGTGAGTTGAACGAGCCAAAATTGTTTTATTCAAAAAGTTcagattcataatcataatcataattaacaCATTCCCTGTTACAGATTCAGACAAAAACTGGTTTTGGGTCAAAGGAATCCTACCCGACCCACTCGTTCTTCAAGGTAATATGAGATGACTTAGACTTACCAGTAACAATATAAAGGTTTGGAGGACTTGTACATGCCCCAATAAATTGCACGACGTTTTTGTGCCGAATTTTCCtgtcattttttttaaaaagtcgGGATTTATAATAATAAGATAGTTTATCATTGAATACCAATGGGGAATTGACTTATAATGAGAAAAAAATGTATAACAGACCTCATTATATAGACTTCTTGCGCAAATTCTCTCTGCACATTTTCATTTATATATTCGTCCTTGATAGCTTTGATTGCCACATCCTGAGTACAAAATGTACCTTTAAACCTGTGGAAGAAGAGAATAGATTAGACAAccatttgactttgctacaggggTGGCAAAATGGAGCGATCAGGTAACGGGTCAGAACAGATAATTTTTATATGGTTCGGGTTTTGACCCACAAactcttttttctttttcttattaATAACTTGAATGATAACAAATTTGTCAAATATGATTACATAACTACATTTGCGGGTACATAAACTGTAAACAGGTTGAACTTACAAGTCACCATATGATCCACCACAAATTCGATGTTCAAATTTTAACAAGTTAACATCAATTTCCCAAACATCAGTCACATCCACAGGCGGCTTAACAATTTCCTGAAAATGTTTTCTGACCACCTCCTTTGAAGGCAAGACTTGCGAATCTTTTGACCAAGATATCTCCTGCAGTATTACAACATTTGAGAAACAAATAAAAGAACATGTCGCAAAAACTAGAGGTGACATGATGGATGTGTTGTACAAAAGATCAAAAGGAATCAATTTTCAATATGGCGAAACAAGTCATGTTGGCCCACAAACACTTTATCCATTTTAACATCGTTCGCTAAATAACTATAtacatttataatttataataattattattattattataaacaaatTGTATTacaataacaattaaaataatataGATTTTTAATTAAACCAATTTGAGATGCTATGATGCATTAACAATGTAGACTTTTAGAAACTTCACCATGCTTGACTTGCTCAACCTGTtcccctttttttttttaaaaaaaaaaaaaaaccttatttaaCACCTTAATGAGATAAATACACCTAAATCGACCCATCCTTGAATGGGTTGAAACCGTCACCTCTATGAAATTTACATATTGGTGCTAGGTGGAAAATTATTTACCTCAACCTTCGGTATTTCCATTGCCAGTACATCTCTGAGTTTCTCAGTTTCCTACATGTAAATGGAAATAAGTATGAATTGAACAAAGAATTATAATTTCAAACTAATTTAGATTAAACAGAAAGCATCCAATTTGTACTATGCTTCATAAATCTTAGTTATTATAAATGGTGAGATACCTCGTATGGCCAACCCTTAACGACAAATACATCTAATGAGTAGCCATCATTTGTAGAAAAGGCATGAGCTTCTTGAATATCCAGGCCGATCTCAGAGAGCAACGAAGTCAACTGAATACAATATACAAATACAAAGATAATCTAACAGATAGTATACTAAAAACATTACAATAAAACCATACCCTGTGAGGGAAAGTTTAAATATCCGTGACAAAAGAAAAACTTCAGAGCATATATAGTTGTGTAATGCACTAGTAAGTAAATGTATTTTGATTACCTTACATAGGAGTTTAGGCTTATCATTTGTTGAAATCGTGATTTCGTGCAAAGACCTACAATATTTTGAAGTCCTGTTAATTTTAAAAACTGAAAGAAGTGCAGCACTAACCAAATAAACATAGACATTAAACAACTTGGACTgaataacaataataaaacacaTGCAAAAACAATATATTTTTTTAGCCTAAGCTCGCTTTTTACTCTATGCGGGGAAATCAAGGTAGTATAATCCAAAAATGAGAGAAAACGAAATATGCTACTTAAGTTGAGAAAATATGCATAGCATGATACCCAAAACACAAATTTCCAAGATTCTACAATACATGAAAAACAATTGGAGGCTTAAATAGAATCAAACCTTTCAGAAATATTACCGAAATAAGTGCTTATTCACACTCATAACGTTGTCTCCACCTTGCAGAGTTAATTTACTGGTATCAAAATCAAATTCAACATTCGGCGATTGACCAAATGCAGGTGGTGGAAGGGTACTGAATATCACAAAagaagacacacacacacacacacaaaacaaaCAAGTGTTAAATAAGTATTTGTAAGAAGAAACacacacacagacacacacacacacacacaaaacaaacaagtgttaaatatgtatatatgtgtatatatatgtatatgtatagatatGATATATGAAGTTTGAAATCGTGCCTCTGCCTGCCTGGATGGATAGAAATTTGAGCATCTTTCATCCTTGTATAGCTTGTAGTAGTGTCAGCACCATTTTCATCAACACCAGGATGAAGCTGCATGATTGTTGAcacataaatctttttaaaattttttaagatATTAAACTTTATCACAATAACGCCCGAGATTGATTACTATACATGAATCTTATGGTATAATCAGATGTACATGAATATGAAATACAAATATATTAAATCAAAAAATATCAAGTAAATGTATTATCTTGTACCTGAATAAGGCGCACTTCAAATGCTGGTCTAGTAGTTGGGTCATGTGCCATGTGCAATAACTTTTTGTGTATAAGGACTTCTTGTGCCCTCTCAACATTCACATCCAAAGCATACctaaaaacacaattttatgtTTTAATTTATCCATCAAAAACCAAGTTAAAACATGCAATAAGATAATTACTAGTTGTACAGTAATGATTTGGCACTGCAAGCCAATAAAAATAAAGTTTTACGAGTGAAGTGGCATCAAGAACATGTCCTCGTTGTAACTCAACCATAATAACAAATAAAATATGAACTGCTGTAATTGTAGTAAATGTAGCTTTCTAAGGGGAATAAAATAAAAAACTTCACTGTA
This genomic window from Rutidosis leptorrhynchoides isolate AG116_Rl617_1_P2 chromosome 2, CSIRO_AGI_Rlap_v1, whole genome shotgun sequence contains:
- the LOC139889537 gene encoding serine/threonine-protein kinase STY46-like encodes the protein MKMVMQGGDTESCCSSRASEASPGGAVARRKQRPKVEVYQEVLRRLKESDCVQAFEPGFEDQLWSHFNRLPVRYALDVNVERAQEVLIHKKLLHMAHDPTTRPAFEVRLIQLHPGVDENGADTTTSYTRMKDAQISIHPGRQSTLPPPAFGQSPNVEFDFDTSKLTLQGGDNVMSVNKHLFRSLHEITISTNDKPKLLCKLTSLLSEIGLDIQEAHAFSTNDGYSLDVFVVKGWPYEETEKLRDVLAMEIPKVEEISWSKDSQVLPSKEVVRKHFQEIVKPPVDVTDVWEIDVNLLKFEHRICGGSYGDLFKGTFCTQDVAIKAIKDEYINENVQREFAQEVYIMRKIRHKNVVQFIGACTSPPNLYIVTEFMAGGSVYDFLHNQKGHFDVPTVLKIAIHVCKGMSYLHENNIIHRDLKSANLLMDENGIVKVSDFGVARVQSNNGVMTAETGTYRWMAPEVIEHRPYNHKADVFSFGIVLWELITKKLPYANMTPLQAAIGVVQKGLRPIIPKHTHPEIVKLLEQCWQQDPSLRPEFSEIITILMHLSTMVVEEKRSIRRRNSVEAPRVTL